The genomic interval TTGCTGATCTCATAACACCCACGGGTGGGTGGGATATGGGGAAACTTCATAGGCTCTTTGACCGTGAGACCATTTCGGCTATTCTCAAGGATGGAATTCCCCAAGGTAGTGGCAAGGATAGCTGGTTGTGGACTTTGGAAAGTAATGGGCGTTTCTCTTGCAAATCAGCTTATCTTTCCCAAGCTTTGGAGAGAGCGCCCCACTGTGATGTTGCGCCTGCGCTTTGGAATAAACTTTGGAATAGTAATATTATGGAGCGCCAAAAGGTTCTTTGGTGGTGCATCCTCTCCAATGCCCTGCCGGTTAGAGCAATCATCTGTAAGAGATTTCCAATTGAAGATACTAATTGTCCTTTTTGTGGAAGGGGAGAGGAAACTGTGAAACATCTGTTTCTAACTTGTGATGTGGCGATGCACTTGTGGCGCTCATCACCTTGGGGAATTTTTCCAGTGAGTGACAACGGTATTCGTGTTTGGGATTGGGTGAAATTTATCTGGAGCCTTAATAACAAAGGTGTTAGGGTTGAGGATGTCTTTCTCTATGCATCCATTGTTGTTGACAATATCTGGCGAATGCGAAATGAAGTGGTTCATAACAACAGCCCTCCTCATGTTTTAAAATGTATTGACATTATTTGTTCTTCTTTTGCAGAGCTACACACTACTCTTTTGCCTTGTCCTTCGCCGTTGAGGAGGGACAGCTGGAATCCACCACCTCTGGAGTGGATCAAATTTAACTGTGATGTTCGAGTGGGTTTAGAGAGTATGTGTATAGCTGCGGTTGGTAGGAACCATCTGGGAAGGGTGATGAGTATTTACACATCCCGGTTGGACTACTCTGATGCTCTTTGTGGAGAAGCTGCGGCCTGCTGCTTGGCGGTGTCTGTTGCAATGGATCTTCAGCATAAGTATATTATAGTGGAGAATGACTCGAGGCTAGTGATCGATGCTCTTAATGGGAAGGCATCCCATTGGGCTCTAGAGAACTATGCCTCCTTTTGTACTAAGtcttctctttcttttatttgttgTAATTTTTCGAACATTAGTAGATCTTGTAATTTTatggcccataatgtggcttTTTGGGCTTTTAACAACAATATGTACGGATCTATTCCGATTAACTCTGTCCCGGAGaatattttatgtaatgacCGAGAGGTCTAATATCTTCATTATATATAACTAcgctttttctcaaaaaaaaaaaaacaatcactgaaatagtaaaactgaatgaaattagacaaaagactttaaatttaataatctcaatagtttaggggaaatttttaacagCTAGAAAAATTCAGGGGTATGTTTAATAATGTTAAAGTTTAGGggacaaaaatcttaattaaccaaaaaaaattatgaggGATGGATAATTCAGAAGTGCAATAGAAAATAATagatacttaaattaaattaataagtattttcataaaaaaattaataaggttaTGGGAGGTTTGCAATGGAAAGAGAACCTAAAAGAAGACAATGAGCCTAAAGCGGTTTCCAAAGTTTTGGGGTATCCAAAGTATAGTAATGTAAGTGTTTGTATGAAATTATGTGATAGTTTTTTATGGGGTTGGTAGCTAAATGTGATTAAATTAGGGATTAATTAGGTTTAAGTGGCCAACCGTGTGGCCTTGATCAGCTCAAAAGGGTTCACAGTTCCATGAACCATGGTGGGCTCACCTGACCTGACCTGACTCAGTCACCCACCACAAAATCTTTGACCACCTCAGTCCAAtccctatttatatatattaacaacAACATATTGCATTACCAAAATACAGTACCATCccctttttaattttaattgataaaacATTCAGAAGCTtagaaaatttctcaaaaaatataGTAATTAATGTGTTAAAATTCTGTGGTTatactataatattttaaaaaaaacaaaaaaacaaatctcataaaacaacttaaaaatatggGAGAGCtctctttaaaataataataaggatgagttgaaaaatatttaaaaatccaTGTAAAACAAATCAAGGGTATATGCAATACATCAATAAACATAAATAGTTGTAAGTTGCATCATATAAACTTGTGATTAATATACAGTACTATAGGAAAAATTTATAGCAACTAGGAGTAACTCTAGTGGAAaattttaaacaataaattacactaaaaaatatttttattattatattattattttatttaattattttaatactaAATTTATAATTGTAATTCCAAcccaaaaagtaaaaaaaaaaatatatcatagtCTACAATGCTCATTATTATTAGTGAGACATTATAAACTTCCATGAAAATATAAGATATGTTTTGCAGTTGAATTGGAACATTTTAATTTGTGAAAAAAAATCACATTATATATAAGATTTTATTGTTGGGTTGGAGATGGCCTCAGAACAACTTTAATCTTAACACTAAATTTGATGTTACACGAGCACTAAATTTATTATCAAAAATTCTTTCTGCTACTATAAAAAATTGTTACTTTCAGTGAAAactttttagtcataatataatttttttgtgactaaatgtgacttttagtcacaacaaaatgttacttgtgaccaaaacatagtatttagcgacggactttttagtcacaacataagaatgatgatttataattagtcacaacttttttatttttagtcacaaattttgttgtgactaagtaagattttttgtagtgtgctCCAACTAGgagtgttcatcaaaccgcctaaaccgctcaaaccgcctgcaccgcaccacaccgcaaaaaaatacagtttgaaattctttgtggtgcggtcgcggtttgaatttttcctaaaccgcgcggtgcgatgcggtttgcggttttgaatttttaatatgcggttcaaaccgcaccgcaccgcataatataaaaataccaatttttatatttatttaggtccaatatgtgaatatTCAACTTAAAGTCTACTAttctttcaataaaaaaaacttaaagtctactaattattgtattgttgtcacttaattttttttttcatatttattttcaagtcttATGGTAATTTGACAAGTTTTGCGCtcaaagtttgttgtatttgtgatagtttaattatttaatgataGTCCAAACCGCATAAATCACAAAAACCGTACCGCACCGcactattttttgcggtgcgattTTTGCGGGTTTTTaatttcgcggtgcgggtgcggtttggaaaatttaaaaaaccGTATGTGCAGGTTGGATtgaaaaaaatagtcaaaaatcgcattacccgcaccgcgaacacccctagctccaaccacaacactaaaaattttactaaaaagtatttttttaatcttaaatttttttaaataaaataaaatattctttttgttattatattaatatactaaAATCATCACAATTAttatatctaattaataatcTAAATAAAACTAccaatcaattaaatgatcacaataatactataaattattaaaaataaatcaatataccATATTGCATGTAGTAACAATGTATTTCACACACTTATACAAAAGTTACATTtccaaataaattatttgaactCTATATATATTCggaatgttaaatttttttaaatatcttaaaattttataaaatattttaaacaactacaacatatacaaccatgaaagaaaaattagttaaaaaattctcttttaaattttgaatcatGTATCAGTACACCTATTTTAGGAAGAGAAATGCTAATTACAACATCTTATTATAACCTCTTAGTCAACCTCCACGTCTTAAATCACAtgccgaaatatttttttttatagcggtattcgttatagttacagtatcattcttgtaaatttttgaaatatttcaaatagtttacagtacaaaacactactacaatataagcctttagcttcccttttttcaacccaatttataaaaagggaagctaaagggggtgaaaatatctgcattgacatttagaggcggttttttggtaaaaaccgtaggtatagaatgtatatatatctatgtCGTCGGTTGGGGGTTGGGGAAAATCAGGGTTTTTTTATATAACCCTATGGCAtcggttattaggtattaaccgacgccataggtgccacCTTTATTTGACACgtggcacctatggcgtcggttaatacctaataaccgacgccatagggttatatatCAGACCCTTTCAGCTTCGTCTTCCTCACTTCCTCATTTCACACATTGCTGAACACGAAGAACAACACCACATTAGCAGCCCCAAACCCACGAaaaaaccctcgccaaccaccactaaaacaacctcattctccctcatttcttaaccattttaccctatttttgtcttaaaatcttctattttctatACGTAAACCTATACTGTaaaaaagtttagtttttttccCCTCTATATACCAAACCGAACCTATTATAAAGAAAGGTGGTGGGTATAACTCTGACCACCGATTTTAGCGGAGAAAACGTTGAGTCTCAACgtccattaaggtataaatatgctttctatttattttatttatgtacattggtattatttcgtttttgtaaatttttttagaatttttttattttattaatattatattgtgtgtgttcTAGATGTGGTCGGATTTTTGTAGCATTTTATCGCCGGATtgcgtttataaggtaaatatttattaacttgatatataatatatatatatatgtatatattttgtgtttaattattaaatatgtgtttatatatatgttgtgtgtatatactatttgtgtattttgtgtatttatattgtatatatatttgttgtgaatgagaatgagaggtagtatgaatttaattagtttagagataaagtttttaaaataatggtagtgtgaatatataattgattatatatgtatatatatttatatgttatttttaaaaaaattaactatagaaattagtaactagctagtaACTTGCTATTttgtttaataactagtaagtaatttaataattaaaattttaaattggttgtatattgcattatgttataggttgtgtgctaatatttgagggtcgacatatttcggtgttgatcggatttgcaataggtatatccatccgctaaccttttgttagtataattaattatcaatgcatgcttagttgagtttgaatatcttaaatattcatccgtagtgaagtaggttctgcgaatacatgtactgcggtcggatgggtggataaattttgtattgtttatgttagtttctttgttctgtattattatatttgttttgtaatttgttactttaggcacttttaaaatttttgggaacgtccaattactaGTTATCTTtgctgccaaaatttcggtagaatttggatcaaattttattataaaaaacataaatgttaaaggaaaagtacataacataaataactaggtTATTACTCGCTAGTTGTAAGAAATTAGGTGACATAACACATTCATATTTGACTCGAAACATGTTAGTGttagtaggtctttatatttgactcaaaacatgttcgtgaaattaggtgacatttcttttgtttgttactttaggcacttgtcttgtataatctaattgatgtgtctatgcatttattatacttagtaggtctttatatttgactcaaaacatgttcgtgttagtaGCATGATCATCAATGTCAAAGTTCATATTTGAAAGGTTctcaaattttgtttattaatggtgttaggaaaatgttattaataggtttaaatttttTGGAAACGTTCAATTATAGCCGTTATGATGCCGAAATTTtagtagaattaggataatatttgattttagtttctcttaaacttagttgttaggattttatcggaagtgactttatcggaagtcaagtacataatttttggtataaggtatgttttctttaacttacttttataagaatattttttatacatatttagataatccttaaatacttagagtaattttcgaaaaatacaaaacataacttaaaaaattaaaaaaataataataatacactagaaaaatacaaacccatattataaaatttaaatgtataaaaatattaaattacataaaaattaaatattacacattattttattattcaataaactaattattgtacaaaacataacttaaaaaattataaaaataataataatatactagaaaaatacaaacccatattataaaatttaaatgtataaaaatattaaattacataaaaattaaaatattacacattattttattattcaatatactaattattatataaaacataacttaaaaaattataaaaatgatactaaaatactagaatacaaacacatattataaaatataaaatattaatgaaaaaaatacctaatatataaacacttagagcaatgtaaatttgtatttatttaactttttaatttaattttatttatgctttaatttaatttaattaataatacaaaaataaatttagatttttaataaatgtaaaaaaaatatattaattaaagctgaattttttttttaagaaacccatatggagtcggttattttataaaaaccgacgccatatctacccctatggcgtcggttattattaaataaccgatgccataggggtcctatgccgtcggttattttataaaaaccgacgtcataggggtacatatggcgtcggtttttataaaccctttagcgtcgccctgatcagcgtcggtagcgaatttcgcgaaaaccgacgctgaaagggcttaaaaaccgcctctaaagggggtttttgtagtagtgaaaacAGAATTCTTAATATTCCAGTTTACCACGTGCGTTCAAAAACCTTCAAATATATTTTCGGCACTGtaaactaatttttcaaaaatttacagggatgatGATGTAAGCTTAACGAATACccccatgaaaaaaaaatattctgacatGCGTTTTCGGGCATGGAAGTTGACTAAAAGGTTGTAATAGGAGGTTGACGGTAGCACTTGTTATTTTAGGAATTACACTGTAGaatttacaataaatatatatataatatatttatacatatgtataaaataaaaataaaaaagatatcaTGGCTACAATATGATATACAGTATATATATCATGCACTGatggtaggggtgttcattcgatccaatccgcacttttttggtcaaacaacatccaattcgcactaagtgcggatttcatattttggatccaatccgatccgcataagagtttaaatccaatccaatccaatccgcaatagtgcggattggatcggttatttttttaataataaattatttaatatttcatagaaaaaaaattaaaaaaaagactattgtttcttaatctccaataataatctatttccatctctatttatatacaaattaaaccaatatacatatatatatcaatatatatatacttatctttagatttatactaaaatatatatatctaattactaaaataaataagctagtatatatatatttaaactttatgtgtatgtgtctatgtgaataagaattatttttcttgtgttttttattacaaaataaataaaatgcaccaactcaatatattactaaaaaagattcaaaaattagaagtttgtgtctttttttaattaatatatatgacatataataattttttaaaaatatatataattaaatgcagattggattggatcggttactttttgaggtcaaacaacatccaatccgcacaagtgcggatttcaaatttttgtgcagattttaaattttcaatccaatccaatccgcacaagtgcggatatccgcattttgcggattggattggattggatcgtgcggattggattggatcggatactttgtgaacacccctaactGATGGtataatagtgtgagatataatgATATGTTGGACCTAATTTTTGCACCAAATCTAACTTTTAGGTGGTGTAAGAGATATTTCGGTAAAACTAatcctccttttttttttatagtgtcTGTTACAATTATTTAGAATTACACGTAAATATTcagataata from Cannabis sativa cultivar Pink pepper isolate KNU-18-1 chromosome 4, ASM2916894v1, whole genome shotgun sequence carries:
- the LOC133036759 gene encoding uncharacterized protein LOC133036759, translating into MNKCVADLITPTGGWDMGKLHRLFDRETISAILKDGIPQGSGKDSWLWTLESNGRFSCKSAYLSQALERAPHCDVAPALWNKLWNSNIMERQKVLWWCILSNALPVRAIICKRFPIEDTNCPFCGRGEETVKHLFLTCDVAMHLWRSSPWGIFPVSDNGIRVWDWVKFIWSLNNKGVRVEDVFLYASIVVDNIWRMRNEVVHNNSPPHVLKCIDIICSSFAELHTTLLPCPSPLRRDSWNPPPLEWIKFNCDVRVGLESMCIAAVGRNHLGRVMSIYTSRLDYSDALCGEAAACCLAVSVAMDLQHKYIIVENDSRLVIDALNGKASHWALENYASFCTKSSLSFICCNFSNISRSCNFMAHNVAFWAFNNNMYGSIPINSVPENILCNDREV